A section of the Mergibacter septicus genome encodes:
- the thiE gene encoding thiamine phosphate synthase, with protein sequence MKLDKKQLLLYAVTDRKWLNGRRLSEDIEASLQGGITLLQLREKELKNDDFFNEAIEIKKLCKAYNVPFIVNDNVEIAIKSDADGIHIGQQDMPIDEVRKLIGENKILGVSAQTVEQALLAEKMGADYLGVGAVFSTKSKSDAINVEITTLKQICKQVKIPVVAIGGITAENIPLLAKTGIAGIATISAIYGEKEIKEATYKLKNIVQQTLKEN encoded by the coding sequence ATGAAATTAGATAAAAAACAATTACTATTATACGCAGTAACAGATCGAAAATGGTTAAATGGAAGAAGATTATCGGAAGATATAGAAGCTTCATTACAAGGTGGTATCACGCTTTTACAATTAAGAGAAAAAGAATTAAAAAATGACGATTTTTTCAATGAAGCGATTGAAATAAAAAAGCTATGTAAAGCATACAATGTTCCTTTTATTGTCAATGATAATGTTGAAATAGCTATAAAATCTGATGCAGATGGTATCCACATAGGGCAACAAGATATGCCTATCGATGAAGTCAGAAAATTAATAGGTGAAAATAAAATTCTAGGCGTTTCTGCCCAAACCGTAGAACAAGCTTTACTTGCTGAAAAAATGGGAGCAGATTATTTAGGTGTTGGAGCGGTATTTTCTACGAAGTCTAAAAGTGATGCTATAAATGTTGAGATCACAACCTTAAAACAGATCTGTAAACAAGTGAAGATTCCTGTTGTGGCAATAGGCGGAATAACTGCAGAAAATATCCCATTATTAGCAAAAACTGGGATAGCAGGTATAGCAACAATCAGTGCCATATATGGGGAAAAAGAGATAAAGGAAGCAAC